The DNA sequence AAGGGGCTCCGACGTCACCTTCTCAACGCATCAGGTTTTGCTACCTGCTCGACACCCGCAATGTGGAGGTCGTTCCCGGACAGGATAATCGCGCGTACAACCCAACTCGGACCTACCACATCCCAGCAGGCGACAAAACACGGTTCCCGACCATGAAAATGGAAGGCCACGTTTCGATGTCCTCGATCGGGTTCACTTCCAGACGCGTCTGGCTGGTCAACTCAAGCATGACCCGTGCGGCCACAGTGGACGATATACACAACCAGGCACTGAAGCGCGCGACCGGTTCCAGTCAGAGCCATGCCGACGCCATCGAAGCCCGAACGCGGTCCGGAGCCCTTAACCGGAATGAATATGATGCGTTGATCGATGAAGTGGCGAACGCCGGTAAACGTGTTATCGAGTTCCCGGCGGGAAAAGACATTTTCTCCAACGACATCGTCTTTGCGCCTGAAACAATCACTCTGTAGGAGGCCTCATAGCCCTCCGGTCGCCTGAAAGCCCACGCCGATCACTGTCAGCAACGACAACGGTAAAAGCAGGGTATCAAGTAACGCACTGGCAGGCAGATCGACCCCGGGATAGCTCGGGGCCTCGGCCCCGAATCGATCCATCGCGCAACAGCCACCGTTCATGGCGTACAAGTCCAGCCGCGTGCCGGAATACACCACCGGCGCGCCAGGCTTGGCGGCATCGAGCGTGCGCGCCGTGGCACAGCCGATCAGTTGCAGCGCAAGCACGATCGCCAGCAGCTTATTCATCGCTGCTCAGATGATGCTCGCCCCAGCGCGGCAGCATGTCCTGGGGGATGCCCAGCAGATTGAGAATCCGCGCCACCACGAAATCGATCAGGTCATCGATGGTCTGCGGCTGGTGATAGAAGCCCGGCGACGCCGGCAGGATGGTCACGCCCATGTTCGACAGCTTGAGCATGTGCTCCAGGTGAATGCTCGAATACGGCGCTTCGCGCGGCACCAGAATCAACTGACGACGCTCCTTCAACGTGACATCCGCCGCACGCTCGATCAGGTTGTTGCAGGCGCCGGTCGCAATGGCCGACAAAGTACCCGTCGAGCACGGCACCACCACCATGGCGGCCGGCGCCCCGGAACCCGACGCCACTGGCGACATCCAGTCTTCCTTGCCGTACACCCGAATCTGCCCGGCGGCGGCGCCGGTGTATTCGGTGAGGAACGCCTGCATCATTTGCGGCTTGGCCGGCAGCGACACGTCGGTCTCGGTGGCCATCACCAGTTGCGCGGCCTTGGAGATCAGGAAATGCACCTCGCGATCCTCGCGCACCAGGCAATCCAGCAGGCGCAAGCCGTACTGGGCGCCGGACGCGCCGGTCATCGCCAGCGTGATGCGTTCCGGGCCATTGCTCTGCAAACGAGTGTTCATTTCAGCGCCTCGGCGAGTTTGCCGTGCAGGCCGCCGAAGCCGCCGTTGCTCATGATCACCACGTGGGTGCCGGGCTGGGCCTGGCTCTTCACACGCTCGATGATGCCTTCCAGTGAATCACTGACGATCGACGGCACGGTGCACAGCGCGGCAGTGCCCGCCAGATCCCAACCGAGGTTGGCCGGGGCGTACCAGATCACCTGATCGGCATCGACCACGCTGTCCGGCAGACCGTCACGGTGGGCGCCGAGCTTCATCGAGTTGGAGCGCGGTTCGATGATCGCGATCAGCGGCGCATCGCCGATGCGTTTGCGCAGGCCGTCGAGGGTCGTGGCAATCGCGGTCGGGTGGTGGGCGAAGTCGTCGTAAATGGTGATGCCGCGCACTTCCGCGACTTTTTCCATCCGGCGTTTGACGCTCTTGAACGCGCTCAACCCGGCGATCCCCATCGACGGTACAACACCGACATGGCGCGCAGCGGCCAGAGTGGCCAAGGCGTTGGCAACGTTGTGCTGGCCGGTCAATTCCCACTCGACGACACCTTGGGAGACGCCTTCGAACATCACCTCGAACGCCGAGCCATCGTCTTTCAGCAACTTGACCTGCCACTGACCGCCGGCACCGGTGGTTTGCACCGGGGTCCAGCAGCCCATCTCGATCACGCGTTGCAACGCTGGCTCAGTGGTCGGGTGAATCACCAGGCCTTCGCTCGGGATGGTCCGCACCAGGTGGTGGAACTGCCGTTCGATGGCTGGCAAATCAGGGAAGATGTCGGCGTGATCGAACTCAAGGTTGTTGAGGATCGCGGTGCGCGGACGATAGTGGACAAACTTCGAGCGCTTGTCGAAGAACGCGCTGTCGTATTCGTCGGCCTCGATCACGAAGAAGGGCGTGCCGCCCAGACGCGCCGACACCGAGAAATTCTGCGGTACGCCGCCGATCAGGAAACCCGGGCTCATGCCGGCATGTTCCAGTACCCAGGCGAGCATGCTGCTGGTGGTGGTCTTGCCGTGCGTACCGGCAACCGCCAGTACCCAGCGACCTTGCAGCACATGGTCGGCCAGCCATTGCGGGCCGGAAACGTACGGCAGGCCTTTGTTCAGCACATATTCCACCGCCGGGTTGCCGCGGGACATGGCGTTGCCGACCACCACCAGATCCGGCGCCGGATCAAGCTGCGCCGGGTCGTAACCCTGAGTCAGCTGAATACCCTGGGCCTCGAGCTGGGTACTCATCGGCGGATAGACGTTGGCATCGGAGCCGGTCACATGATGGCCCAGCTCTTTGGCCAGAACTGCCATCGAGCCCATGAAAGTCCCGCAGATACCCAGAATATGAATGTGCATAGTCGACCTCGTAAAACATGGCCGCAGGTTAGCGCAGGGAGGGGGAAATCGCACTCTTTAGCTGATCGCCCGACCTTGATCGTTCCCACGCTCCGCGTGGGAATGCAGCGCAGGACGCTCTGCGTCCAAAAGCGGACGCGGAGCGTCCGGGGAGGGATTCAGGCGGTTCGGGCGATACCGTGCTTGCGCAGCTTTCTATAGAGCGTATTGCGACTGACGCCCAGTTGCTGCGCCGTGTGAGTCATGTGCCATCGCGTGTGTTCCAGCGCATTGAGCAACGCCAGCCGCTCGGCGTCTTCCAGTGGCTGACCGGATGACGCTTCATCAGTTTTTACCAGCAGCGGCTGAACCTGA is a window from the Pseudomonas gozinkensis genome containing:
- a CDS encoding YceK/YidQ family lipoprotein; its protein translation is MNKLLAIVLALQLIGCATARTLDAAKPGAPVVYSGTRLDLYAMNGGCCAMDRFGAEAPSYPGVDLPASALLDTLLLPLSLLTVIGVGFQATGGL
- the ubiX gene encoding flavin prenyltransferase UbiX, with the translated sequence MNTRLQSNGPERITLAMTGASGAQYGLRLLDCLVREDREVHFLISKAAQLVMATETDVSLPAKPQMMQAFLTEYTGAAAGQIRVYGKEDWMSPVASGSGAPAAMVVVPCSTGTLSAIATGACNNLIERAADVTLKERRQLILVPREAPYSSIHLEHMLKLSNMGVTILPASPGFYHQPQTIDDLIDFVVARILNLLGIPQDMLPRWGEHHLSSDE
- the mpl gene encoding UDP-N-acetylmuramate:L-alanyl-gamma-D-glutamyl-meso-diaminopimelate ligase is translated as MHIHILGICGTFMGSMAVLAKELGHHVTGSDANVYPPMSTQLEAQGIQLTQGYDPAQLDPAPDLVVVGNAMSRGNPAVEYVLNKGLPYVSGPQWLADHVLQGRWVLAVAGTHGKTTTSSMLAWVLEHAGMSPGFLIGGVPQNFSVSARLGGTPFFVIEADEYDSAFFDKRSKFVHYRPRTAILNNLEFDHADIFPDLPAIERQFHHLVRTIPSEGLVIHPTTEPALQRVIEMGCWTPVQTTGAGGQWQVKLLKDDGSAFEVMFEGVSQGVVEWELTGQHNVANALATLAAARHVGVVPSMGIAGLSAFKSVKRRMEKVAEVRGITIYDDFAHHPTAIATTLDGLRKRIGDAPLIAIIEPRSNSMKLGAHRDGLPDSVVDADQVIWYAPANLGWDLAGTAALCTVPSIVSDSLEGIIERVKSQAQPGTHVVIMSNGGFGGLHGKLAEALK